From the Lolium rigidum isolate FL_2022 chromosome 2, APGP_CSIRO_Lrig_0.1, whole genome shotgun sequence genome, one window contains:
- the LOC124688742 gene encoding F-box/FBD/LRR-repeat protein At5g56420-like produces MSKKATAGGKDRFGDLTDDLLRHVLSFLPLEDALQTCVLDTRWRNHWRHTATQDFIVDNRSSSLSCERLKQLVKLFIHLRGSSPLDECNIDVCRDDDEKGTYRNTELLIAYALECQVRELLVTVDYFGEGQRKLHKPLISQHLKTIHLEWVKLQCSALNFSRCPVLEDLKMRHCIIYAHRISSKSLKRLCITGSCCFAEDVHTRIFAPNLISLQLDGFDGFPPFIEYMPFLVAAYVGLHDNCFDFCRESDECGCYDCPVSEGVLNGLTNAVNLEFVSENGMFSHLWCSEWFPIFDKLKTLLLNECFMASDLVCILKHTPILEVLTLQLGKPKILIRVTESQETVEQSFVCAHLELVNIECRKVDERIRNILKILSTCGIPRGKISIKDLFSCSNRFSFQKARQSQLPSTAAPVAAVSTIDGT; encoded by the exons ATGTCCAAGAAGGCCACGGCAGGCGGCAAGGATCGCTTCGGCGACCtcaccgacgacctcctccggCATGTGCTGTCATTTCTTCCGCTGGAAGATGCCCTGCAGACCTGCGTGCTAGACACCAGGTGGCGCAACCATTGGAGGCACACTGCCACCCAGGATTTCATCGTTGACAACAGGTCAAGTTCCCTGAGCTGCGAGCGTCTCAAACAGTTGGTGAAGCTATTCATCCACCTCCGTGGAAGCTCACCTCTCGACGAGTGCAACATCGATGTCTGTCGCGATGATGATGAGAAGGGCACATACAGAAACACCGAGCTTTTGATCGCGTATGCTCTAGAGTGCCAAGTTAGGGAACTCCTAGTCACTGTTGATTACTTCGGGGAGGGTCAACGGAAGCTCCACAAGCCTCTCATCTCTCAGCACTTAAAGACCATACACCTCGAATGGGTTAAGCTACAATGCTCTGCTCTGAATTTCTCGCGCTGCCCGGTATTAGAGGATCTAAAGATGCGACATTGCATAATTTATGCACACCGGATATCATCCAAATCGCTGAAGCGTCTGTGCATTACCGGCTCTTGTTGCTTCGCTGAGGATGTCCACACTCGGATTTTTGCTCCCAACCTTATCTCACTGCAACTTGATGGGTTTGATGGCTTTCCTCCTTTCATCGAGTACATGCCATTCTTGGTAGCAGCTTATGTTGGGCTTCATGATAACTGCTTCGATTTCTGTCGCGAGAGTGATGAGTGTGGTTGTTATGATTGTCCTGTTTCCGAGGGTGTTCTCAATGGGTTGACCAATGCTGTCAATTTGGAGTTTGTATCTGAAAATGGAATG TTTAGCCACTTGTGGTGTTCAGAATGGTTCCCCATATTTGACAAACTAAAGACTCTGTTACTCAATGAGTGTTTTATGGCTAGTGATCTAGTTTGCATTCTCAAACACACTCCAATCCTTGAGGTGCTCACTCTTCAGCTTGGTAAACCTAAG ATACTCATTAGAGTAACAGAGTCCCAAGAAACGGTGGAACAATCATTTGTGTGTGCACACCTTGAGCTTGTCAACATTGAATGTAGAAAGGTTGATGAGAGGATTCGCAATATTTTGAAGATCTTGAGTACATGTGGCATACCTCGTGGGAAAATTAGCATCAAGGACCTATTTTCTTGCTCAAATC GCTTTAGTTTTCAGAAGGCTCGGCAGTCGCAGCTTCCCTCTACTGCGGCACCAGTCGCTGCAGTTTCTACCATTGATGGCACCTGA